The Candidatus Binatus sp. DNA segment AGCAAGTGCCAAGACTCGGTTAGTAAATGCCACATTCCCGTGCGCCTAGATTAAGACCTTCAAATCAATCTGCTCGGGTTTGATAACACTAGCTGATAGCCTCGACAAGAAGACCGAACTCGCGATCCTTTTTCTTCGCACGCCAGAGTTGAAGAGGGGGCGTTCTGATGTGCGCCATGCGCTTGACTTCGGCGATGTGCGGTACAGAGGTTTGGGATCCAAAGATAATTCCGACAAGCCAATCTGGTTCGAACGCGTGGTAACCAGGTCCGCCGCTGACTATCACACGCCATTCACGTTCATACTCCCAGTGTTTGGCCTTGGTCAGGAGGATCGCATCCCTCTGCTCGTCGCTGTTTGATGTAAATAGATTTGTCTTAGGATACTCGTTGTTGGAAGGATAAATTATCGGTTTGACAACACCCTCAGGGAACATTTCTCCTGCAAAGACGAGACAGATTCCTCGATGAGAGCTCGCGTAATGGGACCACATCAGGATGTCATCACAAAGCTCCGAAAGACTATATATTCCGAGAGTTGGGCTCCAATTTGTGTGAACTGACGCCAAGGCGGTTTCAACAATTGACGGATTAAGCTCCAGAGCCTGCGCGGCGTTCTCCCTTGTGAGGTCGGCAACCGACTGGACCAAGTAGTCGATTTTTTGCTCCCTAGTGCCTTCGGTCGAAAGCACGACTTTGG contains these protein-coding regions:
- a CDS encoding DUF2971 domain-containing protein; translation: MSLLQATSPASFNDPFDSKVVLSTEGTREQKIDYLVQSVADLTRENAAQALELNPSIVETALASVHTNWSPTLGIYSLSELCDDILMWSHYASSHRGICLVFAGEMFPEGVVKPIIYPSNNEYPKTNLFTSNSDEQRDAILLTKAKHWEYEREWRVIVSGGPGYHAFEPDWLVGIIFGSQTSVPHIAEVKRMAHIRTPPLQLWRAKKKDREFGLLVEAIS